The Bacillota bacterium genome includes a window with the following:
- a CDS encoding carbamate kinase encodes MPGSQTVEPNTIVVALGGNAILQPGQKGTVEEQSANVDKTCRQIAEMVKAGYRVVITHGNGPQVGNILIQNAAGQAQVPSLPMDICGAESQGQIGYMMQQSLQNQLKDLRMATPVVSLVTQTVVDA; translated from the coding sequence ATGCCAGGTTCCCAGACCGTCGAGCCCAATACGATTGTCGTCGCCTTGGGCGGAAACGCCATCCTCCAACCCGGCCAGAAAGGCACGGTGGAGGAGCAGTCGGCCAACGTAGACAAGACATGTCGTCAGATCGCCGAGATGGTGAAGGCCGGTTACCGGGTCGTCATCACCCACGGAAACGGCCCACAAGTCGGCAACATCCTGATTCAGAACGCCGCCGGCCAGGCTCAGGTCCCGTCGTTGCCCATGGACATCTGCGGCGCCGAAAGCCAGGGCCAGATCGGCTACATGATGCAGCAGAGTCTCCAGAACCAACTAAAGGACCTGCGGATGGCCACTCCGGTCGTCAGCCTGGTGACCCAGACCGTGGTCGACGCAAG
- a CDS encoding arginine deiminase family protein, whose amino-acid sequence MAYVKDSWSKLERVLLCPSDYFSFQPINVITRAAMERGEKAKLDEFKKEQKEFIQAYESAGVKVELIKAQPDLPYMIYARDFGACLAEGALIGSFREPVRQGEEVWYERKLRELGVPIIGKITRGSLEGGDFWFLDESTIAWGAIARSTSEGVQNAAEILRPYGYEVIPVHSPSRNLHLDMCFNIVAERVAVLAPDALPEWFLKMLRKRHFELIPVPQDGVFKHYCNIQALGDGRVLTFEANKDVNRSLKALGLEVITSHLVEILKGGGGPHCMTFPLKRAD is encoded by the coding sequence GTGGCATACGTCAAAGACTCGTGGTCCAAGCTCGAGCGGGTTCTCCTTTGCCCATCCGACTACTTCAGCTTCCAGCCCATCAACGTCATCACCCGCGCGGCCATGGAGCGTGGGGAAAAAGCCAAGCTCGACGAGTTTAAAAAGGAACAGAAGGAATTCATCCAGGCCTATGAATCAGCCGGGGTAAAGGTTGAGCTGATCAAGGCGCAACCGGACCTCCCGTATATGATCTACGCCCGCGACTTCGGCGCCTGCCTGGCGGAAGGCGCGCTCATCGGCAGCTTCCGCGAGCCCGTCCGCCAAGGCGAGGAGGTCTGGTACGAACGGAAGCTCCGCGAACTCGGTGTGCCGATCATTGGCAAGATCACCCGGGGCTCCCTTGAGGGCGGCGACTTCTGGTTCCTCGACGAATCGACCATCGCTTGGGGCGCGATTGCCCGGAGCACGTCGGAAGGCGTGCAGAACGCGGCCGAAATCCTCCGCCCATACGGATATGAGGTCATTCCCGTCCATTCACCGTCCAGAAACCTCCACCTCGACATGTGCTTCAACATCGTCGCCGAAAGGGTGGCGGTCTTGGCCCCCGACGCCCTGCCGGAATGGTTCCTGAAGATGCTGCGGAAACGCCACTTCGAGCTCATCCCGGTGCCACAGGATGGAGTCTTCAAGCATTACTGCAACATCCAAGCCCTCGGCGACGGCCGGGTCCTGACCTTCGAGGCCAACAAGGATGTCAACCGGTCCCTGAAAGCCCTCGGGCTTGAGGTCATCACCTCCCACCTCGTTGAGATCCTCAAGGGCGGCGGTGGGCCGCACTGCATGACCTTCCCCTTGAAGAGAGCGGATTGA